Proteins from one Bradyrhizobium amphicarpaeae genomic window:
- a CDS encoding NAD(P)-dependent oxidoreductase: MSGSIGFIGLGVMGEPICRNLLRKSGRAVLVFDLAAEPLARIAADGATVAKSVADVVGGSETIFLCLPSARHVMSVFENILPAIKRGQTVIDLGTSDVGQTRSFAKQLADKGALWIDAPIARTRQAAQDGTLSVMVGASAEQFAVVEPLIRHFATDVTLCGGTGAGQVTKILNNMVLFETVNALAEAVALAKHNGVDPKLLLETLSKGSADSFALRNHGMKAIVAREFPLRAFSTEYAMKDLSYALELGAQAGLNLRGAALMREMFQETIDKGMGDAYFPVIAKLIDPSGFPQ, from the coding sequence ATGTCTGGTTCGATTGGGTTTATCGGTCTCGGTGTCATGGGCGAGCCGATCTGTCGCAACCTGTTGCGCAAGAGCGGACGAGCGGTCCTTGTCTTCGACCTTGCCGCGGAGCCGCTGGCGCGGATCGCGGCCGATGGAGCGACCGTAGCGAAGTCGGTCGCAGATGTCGTCGGCGGCAGCGAGACGATCTTCCTGTGCCTGCCCAGCGCCAGGCACGTGATGTCGGTGTTCGAAAACATCCTGCCGGCCATCAAGCGAGGCCAGACCGTGATCGATCTCGGCACCTCCGATGTCGGCCAGACCCGGTCGTTCGCCAAGCAGCTGGCCGACAAGGGCGCGCTCTGGATCGACGCGCCGATCGCGCGCACGCGCCAGGCAGCGCAGGACGGGACGCTCAGCGTCATGGTCGGCGCGTCGGCGGAACAGTTCGCCGTGGTCGAGCCGCTGATCCGGCATTTCGCCACGGATGTCACCCTGTGCGGCGGGACCGGCGCGGGGCAAGTGACGAAGATTCTCAACAACATGGTGCTGTTCGAGACGGTCAATGCGCTGGCGGAGGCGGTCGCGCTCGCCAAGCATAATGGCGTCGATCCGAAGCTGTTGCTGGAGACGCTGTCGAAGGGTTCGGCCGACAGCTTCGCGCTGCGCAACCATGGCATGAAGGCGATCGTCGCCAGGGAGTTTCCGCTGCGGGCCTTTTCGACCGAATATGCCATGAAGGATCTCTCCTACGCGCTCGAATTGGGCGCGCAGGCCGGGCTGAACCTGCGCGGCGCGGCACTGATGCGCGAGATGTTTCAGGAGACGATCGACAAGGGCATGGGCGATGCGTATTTTCCCGTCATCGCGAAACTCATCGATCCCTCCGGATTTCCTCAATAG
- a CDS encoding IclR family transcriptional regulator translates to MPSPGVAAVDRALSILAAFEDASEPLALAELARRTKMYKSTLLRLMASLQEFGYLVQFADGRYHLGPTPFRLGAVYQRSNNMHDRVMPLLRELVADGCESPSFHVRHDAKRRLCVFRVDSQHSTLDRVEAGMLLPLDRGAAGRVILAFDGEKGEGCDEIREGCIAVSFGERDPDCAGLACPVFGPGGKCVGALSLSGPKPRFTRDNIKAMTSQLLKAAIRLTRALGGPTEALDAVLVAAADDARSPRRVRR, encoded by the coding sequence ATGCCATCGCCCGGCGTTGCCGCCGTCGATCGTGCCCTGAGCATCCTGGCGGCTTTCGAGGACGCTTCGGAGCCGCTGGCGCTGGCCGAGCTTGCCCGGCGGACCAAGATGTACAAGAGCACGCTGCTGCGGCTGATGGCCTCGCTGCAGGAGTTCGGCTATCTCGTGCAGTTCGCCGATGGTCGCTATCATCTCGGCCCGACGCCGTTCCGGCTGGGCGCGGTCTACCAGCGCAGCAACAACATGCACGACCGCGTCATGCCGCTGCTGCGCGAGCTCGTGGCCGACGGGTGCGAAAGCCCGTCGTTCCACGTGCGGCATGATGCCAAACGCAGGCTCTGCGTCTTCCGGGTCGATTCCCAGCATTCAACGCTCGACCGGGTCGAGGCCGGCATGCTGTTGCCGCTCGACCGCGGCGCGGCCGGCCGGGTCATCCTCGCCTTCGACGGCGAGAAGGGCGAGGGCTGCGACGAGATTCGCGAGGGCTGCATCGCGGTGTCCTTTGGCGAGCGCGATCCCGATTGTGCCGGGCTCGCCTGCCCGGTGTTCGGCCCCGGCGGCAAATGTGTTGGCGCCCTGTCGCTTTCAGGGCCGAAGCCGCGTTTCACGCGCGACAACATCAAGGCGATGACGTCACAGCTGCTGAAGGCCGCCATCCGGCTGACGCGGGCGCTGGGTGGCCCGACCGAAGCTCTTGATGCGGTGTTGGTGGCCGCTGCCGACGATGCGCGTTCTCCGCGCCGGGTGCGACGATAG
- a CDS encoding GntR family transcriptional regulator, with product MARRPAKAGGLIARGGMALGEAVFRSLCEALQAGSYRAGDRLREEEVAQRLKVSRTPVREALGRLAARGFVEPAAGRGLIVRSLDISEVLELYAMREIMEGAAARLAAEHASATEIDALRDIEQSLGEVSGADAAEMARLNRAFHEAICRAARNRYLDNASRELQDWIALLGPTTFTVTGRPSTSHGEHQAIIDAIGARDGDKAEQLTRAHIREALRCRLKLLQKQ from the coding sequence ATGGCCAGACGCCCGGCAAAGGCAGGCGGATTGATCGCACGCGGCGGCATGGCGCTGGGCGAAGCGGTGTTTCGTTCGCTGTGCGAGGCGCTCCAGGCCGGCAGCTACCGCGCCGGCGATCGCCTGCGCGAGGAGGAAGTGGCGCAGCGACTGAAGGTCAGCCGCACGCCGGTGCGCGAGGCACTGGGCCGGCTCGCGGCGCGTGGCTTCGTCGAGCCCGCCGCCGGCCGCGGGTTGATCGTCCGCAGCCTCGATATTTCCGAGGTGCTCGAACTCTACGCCATGCGCGAGATCATGGAGGGGGCTGCGGCGCGCCTTGCAGCCGAGCATGCCTCCGCGACCGAGATCGACGCGTTGAGGGATATCGAACAATCTCTTGGCGAGGTGTCCGGGGCCGACGCCGCCGAGATGGCGCGGCTCAACCGCGCCTTCCACGAAGCGATCTGCCGCGCCGCACGCAACCGCTATCTCGACAACGCGTCCCGCGAATTGCAGGACTGGATCGCCCTGCTCGGCCCGACCACCTTCACGGTGACGGGCCGCCCGTCGACCAGCCACGGCGAGCATCAGGCCATCATCGATGCCATCGGCGCCCGCGACGGCGACAAGGCCGAGCAGCTCACGCGCGCGCATATCCGCGAGGCGCTGCGCTGCCGGCTGAAGCTGTTGCAGAAGCAGTAG
- the tcuA gene encoding FAD-dependent tricarballylate dehydrogenase TcuA, with translation MSSKYDVLVIGGGNAALCAAISARRGGASVLVLEGAPKFYRGGNTRHTRNMRCAHDAATEILTGPYTEEEFWEDLLRVTGGQTDEVLARHMISESKDILNWIVEQGVRWQPSLGGTLSLGRTNSFFLGGGRAMLNALYLTAERLGVDVEYDAEVTDLVIEDGMFLAARLKRPIRGETEIRATALVAAAGGFEANIEWLKQYWGEAADNFLIRGTPYNRGSILKMLLDKGVQEVGDPTQCHAVAIDARAPKFDGGIITRHDSVVFGIVVNKHAQRFYDEGEDIWPKRYAIWGRLVAAQPDQIAYIIFDSTVVTSFMPTLFPPIAGQTVAELAGKLELDPIALEKTITEFNAAVRPGTFDHTILDDCVTEGISPPKTHWARKIETPPYLAYPVRPGITFTYLGTRVNKEARMLMADGKPTGNMFAAGEIMAGNVLGKGYAAGMGMTIGSVFGRIAGREAAKHARN, from the coding sequence ATGAGCAGCAAATACGACGTGCTGGTGATCGGGGGCGGTAACGCGGCGCTGTGCGCCGCCATTTCCGCGCGGCGCGGCGGTGCCTCGGTGCTGGTGCTCGAAGGCGCGCCTAAATTCTATCGCGGCGGCAATACCCGCCACACCCGCAACATGCGTTGCGCCCATGATGCGGCAACCGAAATCCTGACTGGTCCCTATACCGAGGAGGAGTTCTGGGAAGACCTGCTGCGCGTCACCGGCGGTCAGACCGACGAGGTGCTCGCCCGCCACATGATCAGTGAGTCCAAGGACATCCTCAACTGGATCGTGGAGCAGGGCGTGCGCTGGCAGCCCTCGCTCGGCGGCACGCTGAGCCTCGGCCGCACCAATTCCTTCTTTCTCGGCGGTGGCCGTGCGATGCTGAACGCGTTGTATCTGACCGCCGAGCGGCTCGGCGTCGATGTCGAATACGACGCGGAGGTCACCGACCTCGTGATCGAGGACGGCATGTTCCTCGCCGCGCGCCTGAAACGGCCAATCAGGGGCGAGACCGAGATCCGCGCGACCGCGCTGGTCGCTGCGGCCGGCGGGTTCGAGGCCAATATCGAATGGCTCAAGCAATATTGGGGCGAGGCCGCCGATAATTTCCTGATCCGCGGCACGCCCTATAACCGTGGTTCGATTTTGAAGATGCTGCTCGACAAGGGCGTGCAGGAGGTCGGCGACCCCACGCAGTGCCACGCCGTCGCGATCGACGCCCGCGCGCCGAAATTCGACGGCGGCATCATTACGCGGCACGATTCCGTCGTGTTCGGCATCGTCGTGAACAAGCACGCCCAGCGCTTCTATGACGAGGGCGAGGATATCTGGCCGAAGCGCTACGCGATCTGGGGGCGGCTGGTCGCGGCGCAGCCCGACCAGATCGCCTACATCATTTTCGATTCCACTGTCGTCACGAGCTTCATGCCGACGCTGTTCCCGCCGATCGCCGGGCAGACCGTGGCTGAGCTCGCCGGCAAGTTGGAGCTCGATCCGATCGCTCTGGAGAAGACCATCACCGAGTTCAACGCCGCGGTGCGGCCCGGCACGTTCGACCACACCATTCTGGACGATTGCGTGACGGAGGGCATCAGCCCGCCCAAGACGCATTGGGCGCGCAAAATCGAAACGCCGCCTTATCTCGCTTATCCGGTGCGGCCCGGCATCACCTTCACCTATCTCGGCACGCGCGTGAACAAAGAGGCGCGGATGCTGATGGCGGACGGCAAGCCAACGGGCAACATGTTCGCCGCCGGCGAGATCATGGCCGGCAACGTGCTCGGCAAGGGCTACGCCGCCGGGATGGGCATGACGATCGGCAGCGTGTTCGGGCGGATCGCAGGACGGGAAGCGGCGAAACATGCACGGAACTAG
- the tcuB gene encoding tricarballylate utilization 4Fe-4S protein TcuB has product MHGTRILDEADRLMTVCNSCRYCEGLCAVFPAMEMRRAFSDGDLNYLANLCHSCGACYVDCQFSPPHEFNVNVPKTLAIARAESYAAYAWPRALSGAFARNGLVISIVAALSMAAFIFGFAAVNDRNVLFGVHTGPGAFYKLMPHNAMAALFSAAFLYAMLALVMSVRAFWRDISTPIGGRADGGSIFQAIRDAGELRYLHGGGVGCYNEDEKPTDRRKLYHHLTFYGFVLCFAATSVATLYHYLLAREAPYPWWDLPVVLGTLGGIGLIIGPVGLFMAKLRRDPALLDENRYGMDVGFIAMLFLTGLTGMALLVLRETAAMGPLLALHLGAVFALFVTMPYGKFVHGIYRFAALVRYAQERRTAA; this is encoded by the coding sequence ATGCACGGAACTAGGATACTGGACGAAGCCGACCGTCTGATGACGGTCTGCAATTCCTGCCGCTACTGCGAGGGGCTGTGTGCGGTATTTCCGGCGATGGAGATGCGCCGCGCCTTCTCGGACGGCGATCTCAACTATCTCGCCAATCTCTGCCATTCCTGCGGCGCCTGCTATGTCGATTGCCAGTTCTCGCCGCCGCATGAGTTCAACGTCAACGTTCCCAAGACGCTCGCGATCGCGCGGGCCGAGTCCTACGCCGCCTATGCCTGGCCACGGGCGCTGTCCGGCGCCTTCGCCCGCAACGGCCTCGTCATCAGCATCGTCGCCGCGCTCAGCATGGCCGCCTTCATCTTCGGCTTCGCCGCAGTAAACGACCGCAATGTGCTGTTCGGTGTGCACACCGGCCCCGGCGCCTTCTATAAGTTGATGCCGCATAACGCGATGGCGGCGTTGTTCAGCGCCGCGTTTCTCTATGCGATGCTGGCTCTCGTCATGAGCGTGCGCGCTTTCTGGCGCGACATCAGCACGCCGATTGGCGGCCGCGCCGATGGCGGATCGATCTTCCAGGCGATCCGCGATGCCGGTGAGCTGCGTTATCTCCATGGCGGCGGCGTCGGTTGCTACAACGAGGACGAGAAGCCGACCGACCGGCGCAAGCTGTATCACCACCTGACCTTCTACGGCTTCGTGCTGTGCTTTGCCGCAACTTCGGTCGCCACCCTGTATCACTATCTGCTTGCGCGCGAGGCGCCGTATCCGTGGTGGGACCTGCCGGTGGTGCTGGGCACGCTCGGCGGCATCGGTCTGATCATCGGTCCGGTCGGCCTGTTCATGGCCAAGCTGCGACGCGATCCGGCGCTGCTCGACGAGAACCGATACGGCATGGATGTCGGCTTCATCGCCATGCTGTTCCTGACCGGCCTCACCGGCATGGCGCTTCTGGTGCTGCGCGAGACCGCCGCGATGGGGCCGCTGCTGGCGCTGCATCTCGGTGCGGTGTTCGCGCTGTTCGTCACCATGCCCTACGGCAAGTTCGTGCACGGCATCTATCGCTTCGCAGCCCTGGTGCGCTATGCGCAGGAGCGGCGGACGGCAGCGTGA
- a CDS encoding alpha/beta fold hydrolase, which translates to MHEAPQSGDARCPGVVLLHGIARTSASLTKLERALRAVGFATLNIDYPSRSKPIAKLADDLYPAISRFAERDAPLHFVAHSMGGLVTRAYIAKYRPARLAGVVMLGTPNGGSEVADLLQGFVPYRAFYGPAGLELTTTTRPDGLPAVDYPVGVIAGSRFIDPIAGLFVLPKPNDGRVSVQSAMLAGMADHVVVKASHTGLPRHTVAIAQTIAFLRGGRFQRI; encoded by the coding sequence ATGCACGAGGCGCCTCAATCAGGCGACGCGCGATGCCCGGGAGTGGTTCTGCTTCACGGCATCGCGCGGACCTCGGCATCCCTGACGAAGCTGGAGCGGGCGCTCCGGGCGGTCGGCTTCGCAACGCTCAACATCGACTATCCCAGCCGCAGCAAGCCGATCGCCAAGCTCGCGGACGATCTCTATCCGGCCATCAGCCGCTTCGCCGAACGGGACGCGCCGCTGCATTTCGTCGCGCACTCGATGGGCGGGCTGGTGACCCGCGCTTACATTGCGAAGTACCGGCCAGCCCGGCTTGCCGGCGTCGTGATGCTGGGGACTCCAAACGGCGGCAGCGAGGTCGCCGATCTCCTACAGGGATTTGTGCCCTACCGCGCATTCTACGGGCCAGCGGGGCTCGAACTCACGACGACGACGCGGCCGGACGGCCTGCCCGCGGTGGATTATCCGGTCGGTGTGATCGCAGGAAGCCGCTTTATCGATCCCATTGCCGGTCTCTTCGTTCTGCCGAAGCCGAATGACGGACGGGTTTCCGTGCAAAGCGCGATGCTGGCCGGCATGGCCGACCATGTCGTCGTGAAGGCATCGCATACCGGACTTCCGCGTCACACCGTTGCGATCGCACAGACCATCGCCTTTCTGCGCGGGGGCCGCTTTCAACGGATATGA
- a CDS encoding acyl-[ACP]--phospholipid O-acyltransferase — protein sequence MIRELMSSRRFAPLFWAQFFSALNDNVLKNALVIILLYSALTGHGDALVTVAGAVFIFPYFILSGLGGQLADKYVKSVVARRLKFAEIFAAAFAAAGFFLHSVPLLFAALALFGVIAALFGPVKYAMLPDQLELGELATGNALVEGATFMAILLGTVAGGQFVAGSAHMGWVASAVVVLALLSWAFASRIPQTTPSAPDLPVDANPWTSTVSLLKTLHADHRLWDGTVIVSWFWLVGAIVLSLLPALVKDVVGGTEGVVTLCLAIFAIGIAIGSLFAASLSHVRPNLALVPIGAIIMGFAGLDLAWAIGVTAKGQDVTAADFATSFAGLRMLADFVAFAFGGGLFVVPSFAAVQAWSAASERARIIAAGNVLQAAFMVAGSLFVALLQAAGLHIGWIFFGLGVASFGAVWFVLTKWGKEGVRDAGGLLFRALFRTEVRGLENLPPPGTRMLIAPNHVSLIDGPLLHAVLPIDASFAVDTGIAKAWWAKPFLRVVKHYTMDPTKPLAARDLIKLVAAGEPVVIFPEGRITVSGSLMKVYDGTAMIADKADAVVVPVRIEGAQRSHLSYLNSSQIKRSWFPRVTVTILPPVKLPVDTALKGKARRNAAGAALQDVMIDALVKNAMLDHSLFEALGHAYRDRDTGKVIIEDALGTKLTYRKLILGAQVLSRKLETGTAIGENVGVLLPNSAGVAVVFMALQNIGRVPAMLNFSAGPVNVLAAMKAAQVKTVLTSKAFIEKGKLDKLMAAISGEARVVYLEDVRASIGTADKIKGLLAGTTPRVVRQASDPAVVLFTSGSEGTPKGVVLSHRNILANAAQALARVDANANDKVFNVLPVFHSFGLTGGMMMPMLAGIPIYMYPSPLHYRIVPELIYQTGATILFGTDTFLSGYARSAHAYDFRTLRLVIAGAEAVKDRTRQVFMERYGIRILEGYGVTETAPVLAMNTPMANRPGTVGRLSPLMESRLDPVPGIEEGGRLSVRGPNVMLGYLRAENPGVLEVLPEGWHDTGDIVAIDAAGFITIKGRAKRFAKIAGEMVSLSAVEAIATTLWPLAGSIAVSIPDPRKGERIVLLTTEKNAERSAMQGQAKTIGASELTVPAAIMVVDKVPLLGTGKTDYVTATAMAREQASAPEREVA from the coding sequence ATGATCAGGGAATTGATGTCGTCACGCCGCTTTGCGCCGCTGTTCTGGGCGCAATTCTTCTCGGCGCTCAATGACAACGTGCTCAAGAACGCGCTCGTCATCATTCTGCTCTACAGTGCCCTAACCGGCCACGGCGACGCGCTGGTGACGGTGGCAGGCGCGGTCTTCATCTTCCCCTATTTCATCCTGTCGGGGCTCGGCGGCCAGCTCGCCGACAAATACGTCAAATCCGTCGTCGCAAGACGGCTCAAATTCGCCGAGATCTTCGCCGCGGCTTTTGCCGCCGCCGGGTTCTTCCTGCACTCGGTGCCGCTGCTGTTCGCAGCGCTCGCGCTGTTCGGCGTCATCGCCGCCCTGTTCGGGCCCGTGAAATACGCCATGCTTCCGGATCAGCTCGAGCTCGGCGAGCTCGCGACCGGCAACGCTCTGGTCGAAGGCGCGACCTTCATGGCGATCCTGCTCGGCACCGTCGCCGGCGGCCAGTTCGTGGCGGGATCCGCGCATATGGGCTGGGTCGCATCGGCCGTGGTCGTGCTGGCCCTGCTGTCCTGGGCGTTCGCTTCCCGCATTCCGCAGACGACGCCGTCCGCGCCCGACCTGCCTGTCGATGCCAATCCCTGGACCTCGACGGTGAGCCTTCTCAAAACCCTGCACGCCGACCACCGGCTGTGGGACGGCACTGTGATCGTCTCCTGGTTCTGGCTGGTCGGCGCGATCGTGCTGTCGCTGCTGCCGGCGCTGGTCAAGGACGTCGTCGGCGGCACCGAGGGCGTGGTGACGCTGTGCCTTGCGATCTTCGCGATCGGCATCGCCATCGGCTCGTTGTTCGCCGCCAGCCTCAGCCACGTTCGCCCGAACCTCGCGCTGGTGCCGATCGGCGCCATCATCATGGGATTTGCCGGCCTCGATCTCGCCTGGGCCATCGGCGTCACTGCCAAGGGCCAGGACGTCACCGCGGCCGACTTCGCGACCTCATTCGCGGGGCTGCGCATGCTGGCCGACTTCGTCGCCTTCGCATTCGGCGGCGGCCTGTTCGTCGTTCCCTCCTTCGCCGCGGTCCAGGCCTGGTCGGCAGCATCCGAGCGTGCCCGCATCATCGCCGCCGGCAACGTGCTGCAGGCGGCCTTCATGGTAGCAGGCTCGCTGTTCGTCGCGCTGCTGCAGGCGGCGGGCCTTCATATCGGCTGGATCTTCTTCGGCCTCGGCGTCGCCAGCTTCGGTGCGGTGTGGTTCGTGCTGACCAAATGGGGCAAGGAAGGCGTGCGTGATGCCGGCGGACTATTGTTCCGCGCACTGTTCCGCACCGAGGTTCGCGGGCTGGAAAACCTGCCGCCCCCGGGTACGCGGATGCTGATCGCGCCCAACCATGTCAGCCTGATCGACGGCCCCCTGCTGCACGCCGTGCTGCCGATCGACGCGAGCTTCGCTGTCGACACCGGCATCGCCAAGGCCTGGTGGGCCAAGCCGTTCCTGCGCGTCGTCAAGCACTACACCATGGACCCGACCAAGCCGCTGGCCGCGCGCGACCTGATCAAGCTGGTCGCCGCCGGCGAGCCGGTGGTGATCTTCCCGGAGGGACGCATCACCGTCTCCGGCTCGCTGATGAAGGTCTATGACGGCACCGCGATGATCGCGGACAAGGCCGATGCCGTGGTTGTGCCGGTCCGCATCGAGGGCGCGCAGCGCTCGCATCTCAGCTATCTCAACTCCAGCCAGATCAAGCGTTCGTGGTTTCCGCGGGTAACGGTCACCATCCTGCCGCCGGTCAAGCTTCCGGTCGACACGGCGCTGAAGGGCAAGGCGCGCCGGAATGCCGCCGGTGCCGCACTGCAGGACGTGATGATCGACGCTCTCGTCAAGAACGCCATGCTCGATCACTCGCTGTTCGAGGCACTCGGACATGCCTATCGCGACCGCGACACCGGCAAGGTCATCATCGAGGACGCGCTCGGCACCAAGCTGACCTATCGCAAGCTGATCCTCGGCGCGCAGGTTCTCAGCCGCAAGCTCGAGACCGGCACCGCAATCGGCGAGAATGTCGGCGTGCTGCTGCCGAACTCAGCGGGCGTCGCCGTCGTCTTCATGGCGCTGCAGAACATCGGCCGGGTGCCGGCGATGCTCAACTTCTCGGCAGGTCCGGTCAACGTGCTGGCCGCCATGAAGGCCGCGCAGGTCAAGACCGTGCTGACCTCGAAGGCCTTCATCGAGAAGGGCAAGCTCGACAAGCTGATGGCTGCGATCTCCGGAGAAGCCCGGGTCGTCTATCTCGAGGACGTCCGCGCCTCGATCGGCACGGCCGACAAGATCAAGGGCCTGCTCGCCGGCACGACGCCGCGCGTCGTCCGGCAGGCCAGCGATCCGGCCGTGGTGCTGTTCACGTCGGGTTCGGAAGGCACGCCCAAGGGCGTGGTTCTGTCCCACCGCAACATCCTCGCCAACGCGGCGCAGGCGCTGGCCCGGGTCGACGCCAACGCCAATGACAAGGTGTTCAACGTGCTGCCGGTGTTCCACTCGTTCGGGCTCACGGGCGGGATGATGATGCCGATGCTCGCGGGCATTCCGATCTATATGTATCCCTCGCCGCTGCACTACCGGATCGTCCCCGAGCTGATCTACCAGACCGGCGCCACGATCCTGTTCGGCACCGACACGTTCCTCAGCGGCTATGCCCGTTCGGCGCACGCCTACGACTTCCGCACCCTGCGCCTCGTGATCGCCGGCGCGGAGGCGGTCAAGGACCGCACGCGGCAGGTGTTCATGGAGCGCTACGGCATCCGCATCCTCGAAGGCTACGGCGTCACCGAGACCGCGCCGGTGCTGGCGATGAACACGCCCATGGCCAACCGCCCCGGCACCGTGGGCCGCCTGTCGCCGCTGATGGAAAGCCGCCTCGATCCGGTCCCCGGCATCGAGGAAGGCGGACGGCTCTCGGTACGTGGACCAAACGTGATGCTCGGCTATTTGCGGGCGGAAAACCCTGGCGTGCTCGAAGTGCTGCCCGAGGGCTGGCACGACACAGGCGACATCGTGGCGATCGACGCCGCCGGCTTCATCACCATCAAGGGCCGCGCCAAGCGCTTTGCCAAGATTGCGGGCGAAATGGTGTCACTGTCGGCGGTCGAAGCCATCGCGACCACGCTGTGGCCGCTGGCCGGATCGATTGCCGTGTCGATCCCCGATCCGCGCAAGGGCGAGCGCATCGTGCTGCTGACGACGGAGAAGAACGCCGAGCGCAGCGCGATGCAGGGCCAGGCCAAGACGATCGGCGCCTCCGAGCTGACCGTTCCCGCGGCGATCATGGTGGTCGACAAGGTGCCGCTGCTCGGCACCGGCAAGACCGACTACGTCACCGCGACGGCGATGGCCCGCGAGCAGGCCTCCGCGCCGGAGCGCGAGGTGGCGTAA
- a CDS encoding TetR/AcrR family transcriptional regulator, whose protein sequence is MNNVQEESLRDQKKSRRRLQILEIARGIISSKGLRSLKVRDVAEAAGCSVGSVYNEFGDFDGVILTVNRETVQALTARLRGVPAEDPVRQLYGLAETYLEFFAEHANLLRSLFEHRMEDDRPYPDDILQMVMDAFALMHPPLVRLLPDADDVKIALLSRTLFSAVHGIISLGLEERMVAVPPQMLRQQVEQFLDAHLVGLGIVPPR, encoded by the coding sequence ATGAACAATGTTCAAGAAGAATCGCTGCGGGATCAAAAAAAAAGTCGGAGGCGGCTCCAGATCCTGGAGATCGCGCGGGGTATTATTTCCTCTAAGGGGTTGAGATCGTTGAAGGTTAGGGACGTCGCGGAGGCCGCCGGCTGTTCCGTTGGCAGCGTCTATAACGAGTTCGGCGACTTCGACGGGGTGATCCTGACCGTCAATCGGGAGACCGTTCAGGCCCTGACGGCCCGGCTTCGCGGGGTTCCAGCTGAGGACCCCGTTCGCCAGCTCTACGGGCTTGCCGAGACCTATCTCGAATTCTTCGCGGAACACGCCAATCTGCTGCGCTCGCTGTTCGAGCATCGGATGGAGGACGACCGTCCTTATCCCGACGACATCCTGCAGATGGTGATGGATGCTTTCGCGCTGATGCATCCACCCCTGGTCCGGCTGCTACCTGATGCGGATGACGTGAAGATCGCTCTGTTGTCGCGCACCTTGTTTTCCGCCGTTCATGGAATCATCTCGCTCGGTCTGGAGGAGCGCATGGTGGCCGTGCCGCCCCAGATGCTGCGTCAGCAGGTCGAACAATTCCTCGACGCGCATCTGGTGGGTCTCGGGATCGTGCCACCGCGGTGA